A genome region from Euphorbia lathyris chromosome 4, ddEupLath1.1, whole genome shotgun sequence includes the following:
- the LOC136226339 gene encoding triacylglycerol lipase 1-like — MRTAVIAAAILCFSIYIFAGQFASVDAIRSPARENLCDELIIPAGYPCTDYTVQTRDGYLLGLQRISSRNVGLRLQRGPPVLLQHGLFMAGDAWFLGAPEQSLGYLLADQGFDVWAGSVRGTFLSHGHVTLSEKDKEFWDWTWEDMALYDLSAMIGHIYSTTNSKVFVVGHSQGTIMSWAAFTQPNIVEMVQAAALLCPISYLKHITAPLPVGMVAMHLDQMILGMGIHQLDFKRQPLIDLIDFVCGGHIECNDILAAITGPNCCMNMTHLDFFFNYEPHPTSSKNMHHLFQMIRQGTFARYDYGILKNMRMYGQNKPPVFDLRMIPKSLPIWLGYGGSDGLADITDVMHTYNELPSKPQLHYLEHYGHVDFLFSTSAKEDVFDDLIAFFRSVGNNTSSSSF, encoded by the exons ATGAGAACGGCCGTAATTGCTGCAGCGATTCTTTGTTTTTCTATTTACATCTTCGCCGGACAGTTTGCCTCTGTTGACGCCATTCGATCACCAGCACGCGAGAACTTGTgtgatgagctcatcatacccGCCGGTTACCCTTGCACAGACTACACT gTTCAGACAAGGGATGGTTATCTACTAGGTCTTCAACGCATTTCATCTCGTAATGTGGGTCTAAGGCTGCAACGTGGCCCTCCTGTTCTGCTTCAGCATGGACTGTTTATG GCGGGTGATGCATGGTTTTTGGGTGCTCCAGAACAGTCTCTAGGCTACCTTCTTGCAGATCAGGGTTTCGATGTATGGGCTGGAAGTGTGCGTGGGACGTTTTTGAGCCATGGGCATGTGACTTTGTCAGAGAAGGATAAG GAATTTTGGGACTGGACCTGGGAGGATATGGCTCTGTATGACCTTTCTGCAATGATTGGTCACATatattcaacaacaaactccaAAGTTTTTGTTGTTGGACATTCGCAG GGGACAATCATGTCTTGGGCAGCTTTCACACAGCCAAACATAGTGGAAATGGTCCAAGCTGCTGCTCTTCTATGTCCGATATCATACCTGAAACATATTACTGCTCCACTTCCAGTTGGAATGGTCGCCATGCATCTTGATCAG ATGATTCTGGGCATGGGAATACATCAACTGGACTTTAAAAG GCAACCCTTAATTGACCTTATTGATTTTGTTTGCGGTGGTCATATAGAGTGTAATGACATACTGGCCGCTATAACAG GGCCGAATTGTTGCATGAACATGACACATCTCGACTTTTTCTTCAATTACGAACCTCATCCGACTTCTAGCAAAAACATGCACCATCTATTCCAGA TGATTCGCCAAGGAACGTTCGCACGCTACGATTACGGAATACTTAAGAACATGAGGATGTACGGTCAGAACAAACCACCAGTATTCGATCTTCGTATGATACCGAAATCATTGCCAATATGGCTGGGGTACGGAGGCAGCGACGGATTAGCAGATATAACAGATGTGATGCATACTTACAACGAGTTGCCATCTAAACCTCAGTTGCATTACTTGGAGCACTATGGCCATGTTGATTTCCTCTTCAGCACAAGTGCAAAGGAAGATGTTTTCGACGATTTGATTGCGTTTTTCAGGTCCGTCGGAAACAATACTAGTAGTAGTAGTTTCTGA